In a genomic window of Erigeron canadensis isolate Cc75 chromosome 5, C_canadensis_v1, whole genome shotgun sequence:
- the LOC122601272 gene encoding uncharacterized protein LOC122601272 codes for MADLEKTMRGFLWCQGPMQTGKAKVSWKALCVPKYEGGLGLRKVSEMNKALMTSHAWSIVSHRKSLWVDWIYDHKLRGRSFWDIPSRSTDSWSWRKILSLRPIIRNFIWTNLGNGQDTSAWYDTWSNIGPLSNVFRPHDIRRAGFSLQAKVADINRNGEWIWPVDWLDSFPILSNIPTLVLQVWDAVKSDANMPSTSGSWNNITAWLIALAKSRSIIHVISRLVVAATAYFIWQERNNRMFANHARPPDILDNLIKDTVRSRLWRLKFKKTARVVSILDS; via the exons ATGGCTGATTTGGAAAAGACTATGCGTGGGTTCCTTTGGTGTCAAGGTCCTATGCAAACAGGTAAGGCTAAGGTTTCTTGGAAAGCATTATGTGTGCCAAAATACGAAGGAGGATTAGGATTGAGGAAAGTATCTGAAATGAATAAAGCTTTAATGACCTCGCATGCTTGGAGTATTGtctctcatagaaaatcacttTGGGTTGATTGGATTTATGATCACAAGCTAAGAGGAAGAAGTTTTTGGGATATACCTAGTCGATCAACAGACAGTTGGAGCTGGAGAAAAATTCTATCCTTAAGACCCATTATCCGTAATTTTATATGGACAAATCTAGGGAATGGACAAGATACATCAGCTTGGTATGATACTTGGAGTAATATTGGACCCTTATCAAATGTTTTTCGGCCGCATGATATACGAAGGGCAGGATTTTCACTTCAAGCAAAAGTAGCCGATATTAATAGGAATGGGGAATGGATTTGGCCAGTTGATTGGCTAGATTCTTTTCCCATTCTATCTAACATTCCGACTTTAGTTTTGCAG GTTTGGGATGCGGTTAAAAGTGATGCAAACATGCCATCTACCTCAGGTTCTTGGAATAATATCACAGCTTGGTTGATTGCACTAGCTAAATCACGCTCTATAATTCATGTTATTAGTAGGCTAGTTGTTGCAGCCACTGCTTACTTTATTTGGCAGGAGAGAAACAATAGGATGTTTGCTAATCATGCTCGGCCACCCGATATATTAGACAATCTTATCAAAGATACCGTCCGTTCAAGATTATGGAGATTGAAGTTTAAAAAGACAGCTCGAGTAGTTTCCATACTTGATTCTTAG
- the LOC122601270 gene encoding uncharacterized protein LOC122601270: MLRACVIDFGNGWDKHLPLAEFSYNNSYHTSIKTALFEALYGRKCRSPMCWAEIGDSQITRPEIIHETTEKIVQIQERLKAARDRQKSYADIRRKPLEFQVGDKVMLKVSPWNGKCLANENLVIPLEELQLDNQLHFIEEPMEIIDRDIKRLKQSRIPIVKVRWNSRRGPEFTWEREDQMKQKYPHLFSTPPKTTA; the protein is encoded by the exons ATGCTCAGAGCATGTGTGATCGACTTTGGCAATGGATGGGATAAGCACTTACCCCTAGCAGAATTttcatacaacaatagttaCCATACTAGTATTAAAACTGCCCTGTTTGAGGCACTTTATGGGAGAAAGTGTCGATCGCCTATGTGTTGGGCTGAAATAGGAGATAGTCAAATCACCAGGCCCGAAATTATACATGAAACCACTGAGAAGATTGTTCAAATCCAAGAAAGGTTGAAAGCGGCAAGAGACCGCCAGAAAAGCTATGCTGACATTAGGAGAAAACCATTGGAATTCCAAGTTGGTGACAAAGTCATGTTAAAAGTATCACCATGGAATGGG AAATGTCTAGCTAATGAGAACCTTGTTATTCCTCTAGAAGAACTCCAATTGGATAACCAATTGCATTTTATTGAAGAACCTATGGAGATAATAGACCGAGATATCAAGAGGCTGAAACAAAGTCGCATCCCAATAGTTAAAGTTCGGTGGAACTCTAGGCGAGGTCCAGAATTTACATGGGAACGTGAAGATCAAATGAAACAGAAGTATCCTCATCTTTTCTCAACTCCTCCAAAGACCACAGCATAA
- the LOC122601271 gene encoding uncharacterized protein LOC122601271 has product MDLLPSHELFSTIKDQAALNMIRKVTDDEIKAAMFSIGKCKAPGLDGFTSAFFKKSWSIVGKDVLTPSSITDYRPISCCNVLYKCISKILADRIKDGLKTVVSINQSAFVSDRRISDNILLTQEILHSINQSGPPRCAFKVDIQKAYDTVDWEFLPLTLKGFGFHPIMTCVSSMSFSISINGQVHGYFKGKRGLRQGDPISPYLFTLVMEVLTLILQHATQLEPSFRFHNRCEKQKLINLCFADDLFLFSRGDVKSASLIMRSLDSFKRMFGLVPSVQKSTAFFYHVPQSDCKILVERMEKKIPDWKNKYLSFAGGFAVDYLCAFFYAYYWASVFILLGQVIKDLEKTMRGFLWCQGPMQNGKAKSLGNRRKSLWVDWIHDYHLRGQNFWDVPIRGSWYDMGPLSDFIQPSDIRRGGFYLTSTIADINRNGSWLWPQVWLDKYPNLLNYPPIHLTLNRDELIWKNDDEIVPFSATTVWDSIRLKENHVGWVNIVWFPQCIPRHAFNLWLIMREKLLTQDKILQWSPARRKTMNMMCCSLCVSDYDSHGHLFFMCKYADRVWGEVKRSVNMQHIPSDWDSIVSYLLSKAKSRSISSVLGRDVVAATAYYVWQERNNRLFKNHARPFANLVKVIKDTVGARLWNLKFKKTAWVSYTLEAWNIMGEFQFQDGG; this is encoded by the exons ATGGATTTATTGCCTTCACATGAACTTTTCTCTACTATAAAGGATCAGGCTGCCCTTAACATGATCCGTAAGGTTACTGATGATGAGATAAAAGCGGCTATGTTCTCTATTGGTAAGTGCAAAGCGCCTGGTCTGGATGGGTTTACATCAGCTTTCTTTAAGAAGTCATGGTCCATTGTTGGAAAGGAT GTATTAACGCCATCTTCAATTACTGATTATAGGCCTATTTCGTGTTGTAATGTACTCTACAAGTGTATCAGTAAGATACTGGCTGATCGTATTAAGGATGGTTTGAAGACTGTTGTTAGTATTAATCAATCGGCGTTTGTCTCTGATAGGAGGATCTctgataatattttattaactcAAGAAATATTACATAGTATTAATCAATCTGGTCCTCCTAGATGTGCATTCAAAGTAGATATCCAGAAAGCTTATGATACAGTGGATTGGGAATTTTTGCCTCTTACTCTTAAGGGCTTTGGATTTCATCCGATCATGACTTGTGTGTCTTCCATGTCCTTCTCTATTAGTATCAATGGACAGGTTCATGGCTACTTCAAAGGGAAAAGGGGACTTAGACAGGGAGATCCGATTTCACCATATCTATTCACCTTGGTTATGGAAGTGTTGACACTTATCTTACAACATGCCACTCAATTGGAACCATCATTTCGATTTCATAACAGATGTGAGAAGCAGAAGCTAATTAATCtttgttttgcagatgatctTTTCTTGTTTTCCAGGGGGGATGTCAAATCTGCAAGCCTTATTATGCGCTCCTTGGATTCTTTCAAGAGAATGTTTGGATTAGTTCCTAGTGTTCAGAAAAGCACAGCTTTTTTCTATCATGTGCCTCAATCG GATTGTAAAATTCTTGTAGAACGGATGGAGAAGAAGATACCGGACTGGAAAAACAAATATCTTTCGTTTGCAGGTGGGTTTGCAGTTGATTATTTATGTGCTTTCTTCTATGCATATTATTGGGCGTCTGTCTTTATTCTACTTGGGCAAGTTATTAAAGATCTTGAGAAAACCATGCGGGGTTTTTTGTGGTGCCAAGGTCCCATGCAGAATGGAAAGGCAAAGTCTCTTGGAAATCG AAGGAAATCACTTTGGGTGGATTGGATTCATGATTATCATCTTAGGGGACAGAATTTTTGGGATGTCCCTATTAGAGGATCA TGGTATGATATGGGTCCTCTTTCTGATTTTATTCAACCAAGTGATATTAGAAGAGGGGGCTTCTATTTAACGTCTACTATTGCGGATATTAATAGAAACGGGAGCTGGTTATGGCCACAGGTATGGTTGGATAAATATCCTAATCTTCTTAATTACCCTCCTATTCATCTTACTTTAAACCGTGATGAGCTTATCTGGAAGAATGATGATGAGATAGTGCCATTCTCAGCTACAACAGTTTGGGATTCAATCAGATTAAAGGAAAATCATGTGGGGTGGGTGAATATTGTATGGTTTCCTCAATGTATCCCCAGGCATGCGTTTAATCTGTGGCTTATTATGCGTGAGAAACTCTTAACACAGGACAAAATTTTGCAATGGAGTCCTGCTAGGAGGAAAACGATGAATATGATGTGTTGTAGCTTATGTGTATCAGATTATGATTCGCATGGACATCTATTCTTTATGTGTAAATATGCTGATAGAGTCTGGGGTGAGGTTAAAAGGTCTGTTAATATGCAGCATATTCCATCAGATTGGGACTCTATAGTATCATATCTTCTATCTAAAGCTAAATCCAGATCTATTTCTAGTGTCTTGGGTCGGGATGTGGTTGCTGCGACTGCGTATTATGTATGGCAGGAGAGAAACAATAGACTTTTCAAGAATCATGCTCGTCCTTTTGCCAATTTGGTTAAAGTTATAAAAGACACGGTGGGGGCACGATTATGGAATTTGAAGTTCAAGAAGACAGCTTGGGTGTCTTACACACTTGAAGCTTGGAATATTATGGGAGAGTTTCAATTCCAAGATGGAGGCTAG